In the genome of Candidatus Moraniibacteriota bacterium, one region contains:
- a CDS encoding FAD-dependent oxidoreductase, whose translation MGIYAATIEGIATRALNTTEVTFGISEPFKFTAGQYVTVTLPTLYHLAEREQYREFSLISPPEDASRLSIVFRNSGSHFKQEILRGRDIGRNIKVSLEGPKGVFTLSQDLSMPIVFLAGGIGIAPFLSMMRHLSNLKISADITLFYCNRNRESATYLDEIMSYEFVRCIPVFGDLSLTLIESHAKEYSKDGLWYVSGPRGMVRTAREILTALSVEDRYIRSEEFSGYE comes from the coding sequence ATGGGAATATACGCGGCAACGATTGAGGGCATTGCGACAAGAGCGTTGAATACGACGGAAGTGACATTTGGCATATCGGAACCGTTCAAATTTACGGCCGGGCAGTATGTTACTGTGACGTTGCCAACACTCTATCATCTCGCAGAACGGGAACAGTATCGAGAATTCTCTCTTATTTCTCCGCCAGAAGACGCATCTCGGCTTTCCATCGTGTTTCGAAACTCCGGAAGTCATTTTAAGCAGGAAATTTTACGAGGAAGAGATATTGGTCGGAATATAAAAGTCTCTCTTGAAGGGCCAAAGGGGGTGTTTACGTTGTCTCAGGATCTGAGTATGCCAATCGTTTTTCTTGCCGGAGGCATCGGCATCGCGCCCTTTCTTAGCATGATGCGGCATCTCTCAAACTTGAAAATTTCGGCTGACATCACACTTTTTTACTGTAATCGCAATCGCGAAAGTGCCACGTATCTGGATGAAATTATGAGCTATGAATTTGTTCGTTGCATCCCTGTGTTCGGCGACTTGTCTCTCACATTGATTGAGTCTCATGCGAAAGAGTATTCGAAGGACGGATTATGGTATGTATCGGGTCCTCGGGGGATGGTGAGGACAGCTCGTGAGATTCTCACGGCGCTTTCCGTTGAAGACAGATATATAAGATCAGAAGAATTTTCCGGGTATGAGTGA
- a CDS encoding PAS domain-containing sensor histidine kinase: MSDDFQLAQENKLPIEDCRALLTAVSQAALVSVTDSRGSIIYANDTFVKVSKYSYEELIGQNHRILKSGDQPDVMFEELWRTISSGKVWRGEIKNRAKDGSYYWVDTSIAPILDASGVPERYIAVRFLITEKKNSEEGIMQQNEELEKTKRIMLNVLEDVQEERSRAESLASDLEKFKVALDGTSDHVVITDPNGVALYANAGLKRITGFSPKEVLGKKVGTKELWGGNMNQEFYENLWRVIKIEKKPFVGEITNTRKDGTPYQALSSISPIVNKHGTLEFFVGIERDITKEKEIDNAKTEFVSLASHQLRTPLSAINWYTEMLLSEDAGSISDIQREYLEEVSHGSRRMVELVNALLNVSRIELGTFAIQPEPTDVVELARDVLNELKPKISEKQLHIKEQFAEDLPKMLIDPKLTRIVFQNLLTNAVKYTPEQGNVSMSIAMSQEKTKFSISVSDTGYGIPKEDQSRIFTKLFRASNIREKETDGTGLGLYIVKSIIEHSGGTVTFESEEEKGTTFTIELPVSGMRSQEGSKQIEWKEEL, encoded by the coding sequence ATGAGTGATGATTTCCAACTGGCGCAAGAAAACAAGCTTCCAATTGAAGATTGCAGAGCGTTACTGACGGCGGTGAGTCAGGCAGCGCTTGTTTCCGTGACGGATTCTCGCGGCTCTATAATTTATGCAAACGACACTTTTGTAAAAGTCTCGAAGTATTCCTACGAAGAGCTTATCGGACAGAATCACCGGATCTTGAAATCAGGCGATCAACCGGATGTGATGTTTGAAGAACTGTGGAGAACGATTTCTTCCGGAAAAGTATGGCGAGGAGAGATTAAGAACAGGGCGAAGGACGGATCATACTATTGGGTTGATACTTCAATCGCTCCGATACTCGATGCTTCCGGGGTTCCGGAGCGGTATATTGCCGTTCGTTTTCTCATTACGGAGAAGAAGAATTCTGAGGAGGGAATCATGCAACAGAACGAGGAACTGGAAAAGACTAAGCGCATCATGCTCAACGTGCTCGAAGACGTGCAGGAGGAACGAAGTCGTGCGGAATCGCTTGCTTCCGATTTGGAGAAATTCAAGGTCGCACTCGACGGGACATCCGATCATGTTGTTATCACCGATCCGAATGGTGTTGCCTTATATGCAAATGCCGGATTGAAACGGATCACGGGGTTTAGTCCGAAGGAAGTTCTCGGGAAAAAGGTAGGGACGAAAGAGTTGTGGGGCGGGAATATGAATCAGGAATTTTATGAGAATCTTTGGCGTGTTATCAAGATTGAAAAAAAACCTTTTGTCGGAGAAATTACTAACACGCGAAAAGATGGGACGCCATACCAGGCACTTTCAAGCATTTCACCTATTGTGAACAAGCATGGCACTTTGGAATTTTTTGTCGGTATAGAGCGCGATATCACCAAGGAGAAAGAAATCGATAATGCAAAGACGGAATTTGTGTCGCTGGCGTCGCACCAACTTCGAACGCCGCTTTCCGCTATCAACTGGTATACGGAAATGCTCTTGTCGGAGGATGCGGGATCGATATCGGATATACAGCGAGAGTACCTTGAGGAGGTAAGTCACGGAAGTCGGCGTATGGTGGAATTGGTGAATGCTCTGCTCAATGTCTCGAGGATAGAGTTGGGCACATTTGCCATTCAGCCGGAGCCGACGGATGTTGTAGAGCTGGCGCGTGATGTGCTCAATGAGCTCAAACCGAAGATCTCGGAGAAACAGCTGCATATAAAGGAACAATTTGCAGAAGATCTTCCAAAAATGCTGATCGATCCGAAACTCACTAGAATTGTCTTTCAGAATCTTCTGACAAATGCGGTGAAATACACGCCGGAACAGGGGAATGTCTCGATGTCGATTGCTATGAGTCAAGAAAAGACAAAATTCAGTATTTCTGTTTCAGACACGGGATATGGAATTCCCAAAGAAGATCAGTCTCGCATATTTACCAAGTTGTTCCGGGCGTCGAATATCCGAGAGAAGGAAACGGATGGAACGGGATTGGGTCTTTATATCGTCAAGTCCATCATTGAACATTCTGGCGGAACGGTGACATTTGAGTCGGAAGAGGAAAAGGGAACGACGTTTACGATCGAACTTCCCGTTTCAGGTATGCGTTCGCAGGAGGGAAGTAAGCAAATCGAATGGAAAGAAGAGCTTTGA
- a CDS encoding response regulator: MDSMKKKILIVEDDTSLRNALSEKLSYEGFSAFEAENGIVGFEVALRERPDLILLDVIMPKMDGLTMLSKLREDSWGKNAQVIMLTNVSDGESVLKSLNQAAFDYLIKSDWKLEDIVRKIRDRLEK, encoded by the coding sequence ATGGATTCGATGAAGAAAAAAATTTTGATTGTTGAGGATGACACCTCGCTGCGGAATGCGCTTTCGGAGAAACTTTCTTATGAGGGATTCTCCGCGTTTGAAGCGGAGAATGGCATTGTCGGTTTTGAAGTTGCGCTTCGAGAACGTCCGGATCTTATCTTGCTCGATGTGATTATGCCGAAAATGGACGGTCTTACGATGCTCTCAAAGTTGAGAGAAGACTCGTGGGGAAAGAATGCGCAAGTTATCATGCTGACCAATGTGAGCGACGGTGAAAGCGTATTGAAGTCCTTGAATCAGGCGGCATTTGACTATCTCATAAAATCGGACTGGAAGCTGGAAGACATTGTGCGAAAGATCCGTGACCGACTTGAGAAATAG
- the murA gene encoding UDP-N-acetylglucosamine 1-carboxyvinyltransferase, with protein MDTEIFRIEGGTKLSGEIEVRGSKNAAAPIIAATLLTKEPCIIRNVPRIEDVFRLLEILESMGSKIDWIGDRTVRIENADIHPDRMNVELVKKIRFSILLLGSLSARFDSFSLAHPGGCAIGSRPVDAHFDALRKLGVESHSKEKFYVVSAADRHPASVVMKEFFSVTATEIALMLAASLPGTTTLKISAAEPHVEDLGRFLISMGANIEGLGTHTISVEGGALCGTEHTIIPDPIEAATFLVLGAATKSDITVCHARRDHLDIVLEKLREFGVGFEYSDDTVRIIPTNALRSPGKVKTEIYPGIPTDTQSLFGVLSSLADGETLIHDHIYESRFNYLAELEKMRVMSVILNPHQAVIHGPAHLRGTTIKSFDLRAGAALIIAALAAEGTTTIEDIYQVDRGYERIEERLQKIGAKIERVNKE; from the coding sequence ATGGATACTGAAATCTTCCGTATTGAAGGAGGGACGAAGCTCTCGGGCGAAATCGAGGTGCGCGGATCAAAAAACGCCGCAGCGCCTATCATTGCTGCGACGCTTCTCACAAAAGAACCATGCATTATCCGTAATGTCCCTCGCATCGAGGATGTGTTTCGGTTACTTGAGATACTCGAAAGTATGGGATCGAAGATTGATTGGATCGGCGATCGAACGGTGCGTATCGAAAACGCCGATATCCATCCAGATCGAATGAATGTCGAGCTGGTAAAGAAGATTCGGTTTTCGATTCTTCTCTTAGGTTCGCTTTCAGCGCGTTTTGATTCGTTTTCACTGGCACATCCGGGCGGGTGCGCGATAGGTTCAAGGCCGGTTGATGCGCACTTTGATGCGCTGCGGAAACTTGGCGTTGAATCTCATTCCAAAGAGAAGTTTTATGTTGTTTCCGCTGCCGATCGTCATCCTGCGAGTGTTGTCATGAAAGAATTCTTCTCGGTGACAGCAACCGAAATCGCGCTTATGCTTGCGGCATCGCTTCCTGGAACGACGACGCTTAAAATTTCCGCCGCAGAGCCCCACGTTGAAGATCTCGGACGTTTTCTTATCTCCATGGGGGCGAATATTGAGGGATTGGGGACGCACACTATTTCTGTTGAGGGTGGCGCACTTTGTGGAACGGAACATACGATTATTCCCGATCCGATTGAAGCGGCGACATTTCTGGTGCTGGGTGCGGCAACGAAAAGCGATATTACTGTTTGTCACGCGCGACGAGACCATCTCGATATTGTACTTGAGAAGTTGCGGGAATTCGGTGTGGGATTCGAGTATTCCGACGATACTGTCCGCATTATTCCAACGAATGCTCTTCGGAGTCCGGGCAAAGTAAAGACGGAAATATATCCCGGTATTCCAACGGATACGCAGTCACTTTTCGGTGTTCTTTCGTCGCTTGCCGATGGCGAGACGCTGATTCATGATCATATTTATGAAAGTCGATTTAACTATCTTGCGGAGCTTGAGAAGATGCGGGTAATGTCCGTCATTTTGAATCCGCATCAGGCGGTGATTCATGGTCCGGCTCATTTGCGCGGTACGACAATCAAGAGTTTCGATCTTCGAGCCGGAGCGGCGCTTATTATTGCGGCGCTTGCTGCCGAAGGCACGACGACAATCGAAGATATTTACCAGGTCGATCGCGGCTACGAGCGAATTGAAGAGCGGTTGCAGAAAATCGGAGCGAAGATAGAACGGGTGAATAAGGAATGA
- a CDS encoding rod shape-determining protein, whose protein sequence is MFVKKIGIDLGTANTLVFVPGRGIVVNEPSVVAVSIGENKVLAVGNEAKEMLGRTPDTIVASQPLRDGAIADYRITEAMLRYFIGLVSGRLRFFRPEVVLSIPAGVTSTERRAVVDAAIKAGAKSAYVVKEPILAAIGAGIPIHTAQGNMIINIGGGTSEIAIISLGGIVAAHSARVGGNRIDQAISDYIKRKYSMAIGERTAEEVKKTIGSAIALVKEEYFDLRGRDLMGGLPKTLTVSSNEITEAIQDELREIINVIKHVLQETPPELAADIMDKGMILSGGTAQLKNLDQLIARTIGVPCFVADDAAFCVAKGTGIVLENLDIYKRSIMIGK, encoded by the coding sequence ATGTTTGTCAAAAAGATCGGTATTGATTTGGGGACGGCGAATACGCTGGTCTTTGTTCCCGGGCGGGGGATCGTAGTGAACGAGCCCTCGGTAGTTGCCGTATCTATCGGTGAGAACAAGGTGCTTGCCGTCGGCAATGAAGCCAAGGAGATGCTTGGTCGGACACCTGACACTATCGTTGCGTCGCAACCGCTTCGGGATGGCGCCATTGCCGACTATCGTATCACCGAGGCGATGCTTCGATATTTTATCGGGCTTGTGTCCGGGCGACTGCGCTTTTTCCGTCCGGAAGTCGTGCTCTCTATTCCGGCGGGCGTGACCTCGACAGAGCGCCGTGCCGTAGTGGATGCGGCGATCAAAGCGGGCGCTAAGTCCGCCTATGTCGTCAAGGAACCGATACTCGCGGCGATCGGAGCGGGCATCCCGATTCACACGGCGCAGGGGAATATGATTATCAATATCGGCGGCGGCACGTCTGAAATCGCGATTATCTCGCTTGGAGGAATTGTTGCGGCGCACTCGGCGCGCGTCGGCGGAAATCGTATTGATCAGGCGATATCGGACTATATCAAGCGCAAGTACAGTATGGCGATCGGCGAGCGCACTGCGGAGGAGGTAAAGAAGACGATCGGATCGGCGATTGCCTTAGTCAAAGAAGAATACTTTGATCTGCGCGGGCGCGATCTCATGGGTGGACTCCCGAAGACGCTCACGGTGTCATCGAATGAAATCACCGAGGCGATACAGGACGAGCTTCGTGAAATTATAAACGTCATCAAACATGTGCTCCAGGAAACGCCACCCGAACTCGCCGCGGATATCATGGACAAGGGCATGATACTCTCGGGCGGCACGGCCCAACTCAAAAATCTGGATCAGCTGATAGCGCGCACGATCGGCGTGCCCTGTTTCGTTGCTGATGATGCGGCGTTTTGTGTTGCCAAGGGAACCGGCATCGTGCTTGAAAATCTCGACATCTACAAGCGAAGCATCATGATTGGTAAGTAG
- a CDS encoding glycosyltransferase family 4 protein: MFLSSVFMIIGIDASRAFLAKRTGIEEYSYQLIKHLRHELAGERVVLYVRATNNRQQTTSSKQSITDGIDFELPEKWAVRELWAPRFWTQGRLAIEMLFHSVDVLFVPAHTVPWIHPKRTVVVVHGLEYEFCPETYSLWERIYMRWSIRNSCRWASSIIAVSENTKRDLMSRYSMPEEKMRVVYEGVSYLQFPTDNEQSDSRPSVSRFPISNPYFLFIGRIEARKNVRRIIAAFDRFKKKHGTNHQLVLAGKPGFGYEVISDQLKTLPCREDVVEAGYVSEEEKWRLLRNANGFLFPTLYEGFGLPVLEAQSAGVPVVTSNVSSLPEVSGSDSAILVDPLNVEEIAQGIEKIALDQGFRSGIIERGFQNAARFSWEACAREIAELLKL; this comes from the coding sequence ATGTTTTTATCTTCCGTTTTTATGATTATCGGCATTGATGCGTCGCGGGCGTTTCTTGCGAAGCGAACAGGGATAGAAGAGTATTCATACCAACTGATCAAACATTTGCGCCATGAACTTGCAGGAGAGCGGGTTGTTTTGTATGTGAGGGCAACCAACAACAGGCAACAAACGACAAGCAGTAAACAATCAATAACAGATGGGATTGATTTTGAATTGCCAGAAAAATGGGCGGTGCGAGAACTGTGGGCGCCAAGGTTCTGGACGCAAGGGAGATTGGCGATCGAGATGCTGTTTCATTCGGTGGATGTGCTTTTCGTACCGGCGCATACGGTGCCATGGATACATCCGAAACGAACAGTCGTCGTGGTTCACGGACTCGAGTACGAATTCTGTCCCGAGACCTACTCGCTGTGGGAGCGGATCTATATGCGGTGGTCGATCAGAAATTCTTGCCGGTGGGCATCCTCGATTATTGCCGTTTCTGAAAATACGAAGCGAGATTTGATGAGTCGGTATAGCATGCCGGAGGAGAAGATGCGAGTGGTGTATGAGGGAGTGTCTTACCTACAATTTCCAACTGACAACGAGCAATCGGATTCAAGACCCTCTGTTTCAAGGTTTCCGATTTCCAATCCGTACTTTCTCTTCATTGGACGGATTGAGGCAAGGAAAAACGTGAGGAGAATCATCGCGGCATTTGATCGCTTCAAGAAAAAGCACGGGACAAATCACCAGCTTGTTTTGGCGGGAAAGCCGGGATTTGGATATGAGGTTATCAGCGATCAGTTGAAGACGCTACCTTGTCGGGAGGACGTGGTTGAGGCTGGTTATGTCAGCGAAGAGGAGAAATGGCGGCTTTTGCGGAATGCGAATGGGTTTCTCTTTCCGACATTGTATGAAGGGTTCGGTCTCCCGGTTCTTGAAGCGCAATCGGCCGGTGTGCCGGTCGTAACATCGAATGTCTCGTCGCTGCCGGAAGTGTCCGGTTCGGATTCAGCTATTCTCGTTGATCCTCTGAATGTCGAGGAGATTGCTCAGGGAATAGAAAAAATCGCCTTGGATCAAGGCTTTCGCAGTGGTATAATCGAACGAGGCTTTCAAAATGCCGCTCGGTTCAGCTGGGAAGCGTGCGCAAGAGAGATTGCGGAGCTGTTGAAACTATGA
- a CDS encoding glycosyltransferase, whose protein sequence is MTEELGKVALVHDFLLYRGGAERVLRVLSNMFPEAPIYTLLYDPEGMRGMFADREVRTSFLGKWPKFLQRRHRWLLPFYGAATEAIDLRDFDLVISSSGAWSKGIVTRLRTKHVAYLHSPMRFVWDENERYLRESGGFHFCKRALLSYLRLWDFEAAARPDVLVANSSYTQARIEKYYRRPSEVIYPSVRRLPATEQGARDIRDRPFVTVSRLSKYKHTEAIVKAFIQLKLPLTVVGTGRELECLQRIAPPNVYFLGDISDGELGTVLGKARAFVFAGEEDFGLALAEAQMAGLPAITLASGGAGEIVREDISGVFFSVPNAESIVAAVQRYIEQEDSFDREKIRNDTERFSEELFREAMKRSILKCVHEKKQG, encoded by the coding sequence ATGACGGAAGAACTTGGGAAGGTGGCTTTGGTGCACGATTTTCTCTTGTATCGCGGTGGGGCGGAGCGGGTACTTCGGGTGCTTTCGAATATGTTTCCGGAGGCGCCGATTTATACGCTCCTCTATGACCCGGAAGGGATGCGAGGAATGTTTGCGGATCGGGAGGTGCGCACATCGTTTCTGGGGAAGTGGCCGAAGTTTTTACAGCGTCGGCATCGGTGGCTCTTGCCGTTTTATGGAGCGGCGACGGAGGCGATCGACCTTCGGGATTTCGATCTGGTCATTTCGTCATCGGGTGCGTGGAGTAAGGGGATTGTGACGCGGCTTCGCACGAAACATGTGGCGTATCTTCACTCGCCGATGCGCTTTGTATGGGATGAGAATGAGCGGTACCTTCGCGAGAGCGGCGGGTTTCATTTTTGCAAACGCGCGTTGCTCTCATATTTGCGGCTCTGGGATTTCGAAGCGGCGGCGCGGCCGGATGTGCTCGTCGCCAATTCCAGCTATACGCAGGCTCGCATCGAGAAATACTATCGCCGTCCGTCGGAAGTGATCTATCCGTCGGTCCGCCGATTGCCAGCAACAGAGCAGGGCGCACGCGATATCAGAGACAGACCATTTGTGACGGTTTCGCGACTTTCAAAATACAAGCATACTGAGGCTATTGTGAAGGCATTTATACAGCTCAAGCTTCCGCTTACGGTAGTTGGAACAGGAAGGGAGTTGGAATGCTTGCAGCGTATAGCTCCTCCGAATGTGTATTTTCTTGGCGATATATCGGATGGTGAATTGGGTACGGTGCTTGGGAAGGCGCGGGCATTTGTATTTGCGGGGGAGGAAGACTTTGGATTGGCGCTTGCCGAGGCGCAGATGGCGGGGCTTCCGGCCATCACGCTTGCTTCCGGTGGTGCCGGGGAAATTGTGAGAGAAGATATTTCCGGAGTGTTCTTCTCAGTGCCCAATGCGGAGAGTATCGTTGCGGCGGTGCAGCGCTATATTGAGCAGGAAGATTCTTTCGATCGGGAAAAAATACGGAATGACACCGAGAGGTTTTCAGAGGAGCTGTTTCGAGAGGCAATGAAGAGGAGTATCCTGAAATGCGTACACGAAAAGAAACAGGGCTGA
- a CDS encoding AAA family ATPase, protein MILGHEAIRDRLRRAVEKRCAAQTYLFVGPESVGKLSVALDFARRLSGDDSLSDCSVIRSERVEEKGKVKEMPISVKMIREATRALGLSGRNGTRTILIVDDAHKMSEGAQNAFLKTLEEPLPGVTIILVTHNEGGVLSTILSRCERVSFSLVSRDVIDTGFPDVPEAIRRLGRPGLCISVREHPDEFAESFRRLDRLQSFHLLSISDRAMLADACVNDISAAERLFSWWMSFLTQELSADVSTASRRREILKLLHAIAATLRDVRRFPGSVRLTVEQLFFFRESSSTLFSRNMTKSGLAK, encoded by the coding sequence ATGATTCTCGGGCATGAAGCAATTCGGGATCGACTCCGACGAGCGGTCGAAAAACGATGTGCCGCGCAGACATATCTTTTTGTCGGGCCGGAGAGTGTCGGGAAGCTGTCGGTTGCTCTTGATTTTGCAAGGCGGCTTTCGGGGGACGATTCGCTGTCCGATTGTTCGGTTATCCGGTCGGAGCGGGTTGAAGAAAAAGGAAAAGTAAAAGAAATGCCCATAAGCGTTAAGATGATCCGTGAGGCGACGCGCGCGCTTGGACTCTCCGGACGCAACGGAACAAGAACGATACTTATCGTGGATGATGCGCACAAAATGTCTGAGGGGGCGCAGAATGCATTTCTTAAGACGCTCGAAGAGCCGCTTCCCGGAGTGACGATTATTCTGGTGACGCATAATGAAGGGGGCGTTCTCTCGACGATTCTCTCCAGGTGCGAGCGGGTATCGTTTTCTTTGGTTTCGAGGGATGTGATCGACACGGGGTTTCCGGATGTTCCCGAAGCGATTCGTCGACTCGGTCGTCCGGGACTCTGTATTTCTGTGAGGGAGCATCCCGATGAATTTGCGGAGTCTTTTCGTAGATTGGATAGGCTTCAGTCGTTTCATCTGCTTTCAATCAGCGATCGCGCCATGCTTGCGGATGCGTGCGTGAATGATATCTCAGCGGCGGAGCGATTGTTCTCCTGGTGGATGAGCTTCTTGACTCAAGAGTTGTCGGCCGATGTTTCCACGGCAAGTCGTCGGCGAGAGATACTCAAACTCCTCCATGCTATCGCGGCAACGCTTCGTGATGTGAGACGATTTCCCGGAAGTGTGCGACTGACCGTGGAGCAGCTCTTTTTCTTTCGGGAAAGTTCCTCGACGCTCTTCTCGAGGAATATGACAAAGAGCGGACTCGCAAAGTGA